From Cellulomonas chengniuliangii, the proteins below share one genomic window:
- the gdhA gene encoding NADP-specific glutamate dehydrogenase yields the protein MIVKVQLESVLEQVLHRNPGELEFHQAVREVFDSLGPVLQKNPQYVDAAVLERICEPERQIIFRVPWVDDKGRVQSNRGFRVEFNSALGPYKGGLRFHPSVYLGIVKFLGFEQIFKNSLTGMPIGGGKGGSDFDPRGKSDGEVMRFCQSFMTELYRHIGEYTDVPAGDIGVGGREIGYLFGQYKRITNRYESGVLTGKGVSWGGSLVRTEATGYGTVLFAQNMLRTRGLTFDGRRVVVSGSGNVAIYAIDKAQQLGANVVACSDSTGSVVDEKGIDVALLKQIKEVERRPISVYAERRGNGAVFRPGQRVWDVQADVALPCATQNELDANDARQLMASGVLAVAEGANMPTTPDAVAMFQEAGVLFAPGKAANAGGVATSALEMQQNASRDAWSFDYTEDRLSAIMSGIHDRCAFTADEYGHPGNYVMGANIAGFTKVADAMLALGII from the coding sequence ATGATCGTGAAGGTTCAGCTCGAGTCGGTCCTGGAGCAGGTGCTGCACCGCAACCCGGGGGAGCTGGAGTTTCACCAGGCGGTCCGCGAGGTCTTCGACAGCCTGGGCCCGGTGCTGCAGAAGAACCCGCAGTACGTGGACGCGGCCGTGCTGGAGCGCATCTGCGAGCCGGAGCGGCAGATCATCTTCCGCGTGCCGTGGGTGGACGACAAGGGCCGCGTGCAGAGCAACCGCGGTTTCCGCGTCGAGTTCAACTCGGCGCTCGGCCCGTACAAGGGCGGCCTGCGCTTCCACCCGTCGGTGTACCTCGGCATCGTGAAGTTCCTCGGCTTCGAGCAGATCTTCAAGAACTCCCTCACGGGCATGCCGATCGGCGGCGGCAAGGGCGGGTCCGACTTCGACCCGCGCGGCAAGTCCGACGGCGAGGTCATGCGCTTCTGCCAGTCGTTCATGACGGAGCTGTACCGCCACATCGGCGAGTACACGGACGTCCCGGCCGGCGACATCGGCGTGGGCGGCCGTGAGATCGGCTACCTGTTCGGCCAGTACAAGCGCATCACCAACCGCTACGAGTCGGGTGTGCTCACCGGCAAGGGCGTCTCGTGGGGCGGCTCCCTGGTCCGCACCGAGGCCACGGGGTACGGCACGGTGCTGTTCGCGCAGAACATGCTGCGCACCCGTGGCCTGACCTTCGACGGGCGCCGGGTCGTGGTGTCCGGCTCCGGCAACGTCGCGATCTACGCGATCGACAAGGCCCAGCAGCTCGGCGCGAACGTCGTCGCGTGCTCCGACTCGACCGGCTCGGTGGTCGACGAGAAGGGCATCGACGTCGCGCTGCTCAAGCAGATCAAGGAGGTCGAGCGCCGCCCGATCTCGGTGTACGCGGAGCGCCGCGGCAACGGCGCGGTCTTCCGCCCGGGGCAGCGGGTGTGGGACGTGCAGGCCGACGTGGCGCTGCCCTGCGCCACCCAGAACGAGCTGGACGCGAATGACGCCCGCCAGCTGATGGCCTCGGGCGTGCTCGCGGTGGCCGAGGGCGCGAACATGCCGACCACCCCGGACGCGGTGGCGATGTTCCAGGAGGCCGGCGTGCTGTTCGCTCCCGGCAAGGCCGCCAACGCCGGCGGTGTGGCGACGTCCGCCCTGGAGATGCAGCAGAACGCCAGCCGCGACGCGTGGTCCTTCGACTACACCGAGGACCGCCTCTCCGCGATCATGTCGGGCATCCACGACCGTTGCGCTTTCACCGCCGACGAGTACGGGCACCCGGGCAACTACGTGATGGGCGCGAACATCGCGGGCTTCACCAAGGTGGCCGACGCGATGCTGGCGCTCGGCATCATCTGA
- a CDS encoding glycoside hydrolase family 6 protein → MSHRKKAAALLSASLLTVTGIGLVTATTAQAAPGCRVDYAVTNQWPAGFGGEVTITNLGDPLSSWKVDWSYSAGQQISQLWNGSVSQTGGNVTVTSLPWNGSLATGARASFGFNASWSGSNPAPTSFRVNGTTCTGAVPTTSPTTTPPPTTPPPTTPPPTTPPPQTGDFFLSTDTQAFEAAAAASGETKTLLNKIAQTPQAYWVGDWETPAVAQQGVRDYTAAAAAAGKTGVLVVYAIPGRDCGNHSGGGVGESEYARWIDTVAAGIQGNPWVVLEPDALAQLGDCNGQGDRVGYLKYAAKALTLKGARVYIDIGHSGWLGTAEAARRLQLVGFEHAVGFALNTSNYQTTEASRAYGQTISNLTGGKTFVIDTSRNGNGSNGEWCNPRGRALGERPTRVGNGGLDALLWVKLPGESDGACNGGPAAGQWWQEIAIEMARNARW, encoded by the coding sequence ATGTCCCACCGCAAGAAGGCGGCCGCGCTGCTCAGCGCGAGCCTGCTCACCGTGACCGGCATCGGCCTCGTCACGGCCACCACGGCGCAGGCTGCCCCCGGCTGTCGCGTCGACTACGCGGTCACCAACCAGTGGCCCGCCGGGTTCGGCGGCGAGGTGACGATCACCAACCTCGGCGACCCGCTCTCGTCGTGGAAGGTCGACTGGTCGTACTCCGCCGGCCAGCAGATCAGCCAGCTCTGGAACGGCTCCGTGAGCCAGACCGGCGGCAACGTGACCGTCACGAGCCTGCCGTGGAACGGCTCGCTCGCCACCGGCGCCCGCGCCAGCTTCGGCTTCAACGCCTCGTGGAGCGGATCCAACCCCGCACCCACGAGCTTCCGGGTCAACGGGACCACCTGCACGGGCGCCGTGCCGACCACGAGCCCCACGACCACCCCACCCCCGACCACCCCGCCGCCCACCACCCCACCGCCGACCACGCCGCCCCCGCAGACGGGCGACTTCTTCCTCAGCACGGACACCCAGGCCTTCGAGGCCGCGGCAGCCGCGTCGGGCGAGACCAAGACCCTGCTCAACAAGATCGCCCAGACGCCGCAGGCCTACTGGGTGGGCGACTGGGAGACCCCCGCCGTGGCGCAGCAGGGCGTGCGCGACTACACCGCGGCGGCAGCGGCCGCGGGCAAGACCGGGGTGCTCGTCGTCTACGCGATCCCGGGCCGTGACTGCGGCAACCACTCCGGCGGAGGCGTCGGGGAGAGCGAGTACGCGCGCTGGATCGACACCGTCGCCGCGGGCATCCAGGGCAACCCGTGGGTCGTGCTGGAGCCGGACGCCCTCGCCCAGCTGGGCGACTGCAACGGCCAGGGCGACCGCGTCGGGTACCTCAAGTACGCGGCGAAGGCGCTGACCCTCAAGGGCGCCCGCGTGTACATCGACATCGGCCACTCGGGATGGCTCGGCACCGCCGAGGCGGCGCGCCGCCTGCAGCTGGTGGGCTTCGAGCACGCGGTGGGCTTCGCGCTCAACACGTCGAACTACCAGACCACGGAGGCCTCCCGGGCGTACGGCCAGACGATCTCCAACCTGACGGGCGGCAAGACGTTCGTCATCGACACCTCCCGCAACGGCAACGGCTCCAACGGCGAGTGGTGCAACCCGCGGGGTCGGGCGCTCGGCGAGCGGCCGACGCGTGTGGGCAACGGCGGGCTCGACGCTCTGCTGTGGGTCAAGCTGCCCGGCGAGAGCGACGGGGCCTGCAACGGCGGCCCCGCCGCGGGCCAGTGGTGGCAGGAGATCGCCATCGAGATGGCGCGCAACGCCCGCTGGTGA
- a CDS encoding glycoside hydrolase family 6 protein: MRRKTKIVAGAAAGALVMTVAVALVARSAAGAGAPTPAISAVTMSPSPGPTTAPALHPEEAPALVEPAPVKPAPAAGNPLAGVVFYVNPDTQAVRAAATAHGEAKQLLDKIAGTPQAFWVDDWNGLDSAREEVRGYTTRAVAAGAKPVVVVYAIPGRDCGWYSQGGIEHSGYAAWVDAIADSMVGNPWVILEPDALAQLGDCDGQGDRLGYLRYAAKSLTERAGARVYIEIGNPAWLTPGQAAAKLGLVGFEHAAGFAFNTSNFQPTDVSRAWGEAVSAEVGGKPYVIDVSRNGNGGDGADWCNPSGRALGERPRVVGEGGLDALLWVKLPGESDGPCNGGPAAGMWWQEGALELARNAHW, from the coding sequence ATGAGGCGCAAGACCAAGATCGTGGCAGGCGCGGCGGCTGGAGCGCTGGTCATGACCGTGGCCGTGGCGCTGGTCGCGCGCTCGGCCGCTGGCGCGGGCGCCCCCACGCCGGCGATCTCGGCGGTCACCATGTCCCCGTCCCCGGGTCCGACCACGGCGCCAGCCCTCCACCCGGAGGAGGCCCCGGCCCTTGTGGAACCCGCGCCCGTGAAACCGGCCCCCGCCGCGGGGAACCCGTTGGCGGGCGTGGTGTTCTACGTCAACCCGGACACCCAGGCGGTCCGCGCGGCTGCCACGGCGCACGGAGAGGCCAAGCAGCTGCTCGACAAGATCGCCGGGACGCCGCAGGCGTTCTGGGTCGACGACTGGAACGGGCTGGACTCGGCCCGTGAGGAGGTGCGCGGCTACACCACGCGGGCCGTCGCCGCGGGCGCCAAGCCCGTCGTGGTCGTGTACGCGATCCCGGGTCGCGACTGCGGCTGGTACTCGCAGGGCGGCATCGAGCACAGCGGCTACGCGGCCTGGGTGGATGCGATCGCCGACAGCATGGTGGGCAACCCGTGGGTGATCCTGGAGCCCGACGCGCTGGCCCAGCTGGGCGACTGCGACGGACAGGGCGACCGGCTGGGCTACCTGCGGTACGCCGCGAAGTCGCTCACCGAGCGCGCCGGCGCCCGGGTGTACATCGAGATCGGGAACCCGGCCTGGCTCACCCCCGGCCAAGCCGCCGCGAAGCTGGGCCTGGTGGGCTTCGAGCACGCGGCGGGCTTCGCGTTCAACACGTCGAACTTCCAGCCCACGGACGTCTCGCGCGCCTGGGGCGAGGCGGTGTCCGCGGAAGTCGGCGGCAAGCCTTACGTCATCGACGTGTCACGCAACGGGAACGGCGGCGACGGCGCCGACTGGTGCAACCCGTCCGGCCGGGCGCTCGGCGAGCGGCCCCGTGTGGTCGGCGAGGGCGGGCTCGACGCCCTGCTGTGGGTCAAGCTGCCGGGCGAGAGCGACGGCCCCTGCAACGGAGGCCCCGCGGCCGGGATGTGGTGGCAGGAGGGCGCCCTCGAGCTGGCCCGCAACGCCCACTGGTGA
- a CDS encoding DoxX family protein, translated as MASTRAAAGAATTTTTAVQDHVVTSRSGRQWLAVTRLATGFIFLWAFLDKTFGLHYSTGAPVAEGEPSLAWIDGGTPSQGFMKFATVGPLKDFYASIAGTVTDWLFMAALLGIGVAVMAGIALRLAAVAGTVLMLAMWAAEWPLLEGSTNPIVDYHIIYALVLILSAVLYAGDTWGLGRRWGSLPMVRRLPWLR; from the coding sequence ATGGCGAGCACACGAGCCGCGGCAGGCGCCGCGACCACCACCACGACCGCGGTGCAGGATCACGTGGTCACCTCACGGTCGGGCCGGCAGTGGCTCGCCGTCACCCGGCTAGCGACCGGGTTCATCTTCCTGTGGGCGTTCCTCGACAAGACCTTCGGGCTGCACTACAGCACGGGAGCCCCGGTCGCCGAGGGCGAGCCCTCCCTGGCATGGATCGACGGCGGGACCCCCAGTCAGGGGTTCATGAAGTTCGCCACCGTCGGCCCTCTGAAGGACTTCTACGCGTCGATCGCCGGCACGGTCACGGACTGGCTGTTCATGGCCGCCTTGCTGGGGATCGGCGTCGCCGTCATGGCGGGGATCGCGTTGCGGCTCGCCGCAGTGGCGGGGACGGTGCTGATGCTGGCGATGTGGGCCGCCGAATGGCCCCTCCTGGAGGGCTCCACCAACCCGATCGTCGACTACCACATCATCTACGCGCTCGTGCTGATCCTCAGCGCTGTGCTGTACGCGGGCGACACCTGGGGCCTGGGCCGCCGGTGGGGCTCCCTGCCGATGGTGCGACGCCTGCCCTGGCTGCGCTGA
- a CDS encoding sterol carrier family protein encodes MGVRRRTDPAEGRVAVGQWRDAAGAVPVAVRRTAVRFTLEELADVAPGRSVEVRVPPDGAVQAVEGPRHTRGTPPNVVETDPETWLGLATGMVAWDEAVRAGKVSASGERADLTAWLPLQATRRRA; translated from the coding sequence ATGGGTGTGCGACGACGGACCGATCCGGCCGAGGGGCGTGTGGCCGTCGGGCAGTGGAGGGACGCCGCGGGCGCCGTGCCGGTGGCCGTGCGGCGCACGGCGGTGCGGTTCACGCTCGAGGAGCTGGCGGACGTCGCCCCTGGGCGCTCGGTTGAGGTCCGGGTGCCGCCCGACGGCGCCGTGCAAGCCGTGGAGGGGCCGCGGCACACGCGCGGCACCCCGCCCAACGTGGTCGAGACCGACCCGGAGACCTGGCTCGGCTTGGCGACGGGGATGGTCGCCTGGGACGAGGCCGTCCGGGCGGGCAAGGTGTCGGCCTCGGGGGAACGGGCCGATCTCACGGCCTGGCTGCCGCTCCAGGCCACCCGCCGGCGAGCGTGA
- a CDS encoding ExeM/NucH family extracellular endonuclease: protein MHTPRRHTRRLLLPVSTLSALALVVGALPASAEPRSAERPTAAEGTAAAATHAIAEVQGTGAASPLVGQEVTVDGVVTADHRASGYRGVYVQTAGSGGDEDATPGASDGVFVFLRDETTDAVVGDAVSVTGTVSEYFGLTQIGTSAVGAAVAVVEGDTTPPLPTALPATLLGADREQLEGMLVAPAGDYRVTSTHQLLNFGTVWLAAGDTLPVKATDVLRPGPEAQALTAQNLARRILLDDGRNVTLSDPAAQPYATPDAPVRNGAAVVWPDAPYVLGYGFDDWRLHPTLPIDASTPAAEKPAFTGVERPAAPDAVGGDLQVGAFNVLNYFTTLTSDDPDARGAATAAQLAVQRSKIVAAITGLGADVVALQEIENSTQFGDGAPDVALADLVAGLNDAAGAEEWAFVPTPKELVGPDAPATDVIQSAIIYRPAAATPVGDSATQVDETVWDNAREPIAQTFVPTAGGVPFTVIANHFKSKSGSGTQPADGQGFFNADRIAQAQAVVAFADELRATSGSDDVVVLGDLNSYGQEDPVQVFADAGWVDLVATLAPGESTYTFDGEVGSLDHALATPSFAERVTGADVWAINAPEWLALEYTRPWADPSSVFRSSDHDPVLLGLDAGDGPATGTATIDLLTFNDFHGRLEPGGGTSPVAGAAVLAGAVAAFRAQNPGTLVASAGDSIGASTFTSFVQQDTPTLDLLDLIGVDASAIGNHELDQGRADLDDRVIPTTDFPWLAANLYDRATGLPAFDEYALSEVDGVTIGFIGAMTEDLPTLVTPAGIASLEVRPVVAEVNRVAAGLSDGDPANGEADVIVLLVHEGAAGTDLADVTDDSAFGRIASQVSAEVDAIVGGHTHQRYLHRLPVEGWAEGLTRPVIQSSQYGEVLGHLTFTVDRATGEVTGIEAENVDLAPAGVAAFPADPEAAALVAEAVAAANELGSRSLGTIAGDFNRARDTPTAANADGPENRGGESTLGNLVADVQLWSTRELGAQIAFMNPGGLRADLRYASSGAGDPDGNVTYREAATVQPFANTLVTTQLTGAQVRQVLEEQWQPAGSSRPFLKLGVSAGLRYVYDPTAPAGQHVTQVTLDGAPLDPAGAYTVVVNSFLASGGDNFATLAQGTGARDSGRVDLQAFVDYLAASSPIGPDLAQRAVGARVTSAASGGAYAPGDTVTAELSSLLFSGGETQAQTVEVAVGGEPAGTFAIDPTRVDGTDEVGRASISVVVPAAAATGPLDITATVPGTGTSVTLTVQVEAAPAPRCTVDYWKAGVWPGGFIALVTLTNDSDVTLDGWELGWAFTRGERVYDAWNGRLTQNGATVTVRNEHWNGAVRPGRSVSFGFLASAPRTGPGTPSGFTLGGVPCTVS, encoded by the coding sequence ATGCACACCCCACGGCGCCACACCCGGCGCCTCCTGCTCCCCGTCTCCACCCTGAGCGCCCTGGCCCTCGTGGTCGGGGCGCTTCCCGCGTCCGCCGAGCCTCGATCGGCCGAGCGGCCCACCGCCGCGGAGGGCACGGCGGCCGCGGCAACGCACGCCATCGCGGAGGTGCAGGGCACGGGCGCCGCCTCACCGCTGGTCGGTCAGGAGGTCACCGTCGACGGCGTCGTGACGGCCGACCACCGCGCGTCGGGCTACCGCGGCGTGTACGTGCAGACCGCCGGATCGGGCGGCGACGAGGACGCGACCCCCGGCGCCTCGGACGGGGTCTTCGTCTTCCTGCGCGACGAGACCACCGACGCGGTCGTGGGCGACGCCGTGAGCGTCACGGGGACGGTCTCCGAGTACTTCGGGCTCACCCAGATCGGCACGTCCGCCGTCGGCGCCGCCGTCGCCGTCGTCGAGGGCGACACCACGCCGCCGCTGCCCACCGCGCTGCCCGCCACGCTGCTGGGGGCCGACCGCGAGCAGCTCGAGGGCATGCTCGTGGCCCCCGCGGGTGACTACCGGGTGACGTCCACCCACCAGCTGCTGAACTTCGGGACGGTGTGGCTCGCCGCCGGTGACACGCTGCCCGTCAAGGCCACCGACGTGCTGCGTCCCGGGCCCGAGGCGCAGGCGCTCACCGCCCAGAACCTCGCCCGCCGCATCCTGCTCGACGACGGGCGCAATGTCACCCTCAGCGACCCCGCCGCGCAGCCGTACGCCACGCCCGACGCCCCCGTGCGCAACGGCGCGGCGGTCGTGTGGCCCGACGCCCCCTACGTGCTGGGGTACGGCTTCGACGACTGGCGGCTGCACCCGACGCTGCCGATCGACGCCAGCACCCCGGCCGCCGAGAAGCCGGCGTTCACCGGCGTCGAGCGCCCCGCCGCGCCCGACGCGGTGGGCGGGGACCTCCAGGTGGGCGCGTTCAACGTGCTCAACTACTTCACCACGCTGACCTCCGACGACCCGGACGCGCGCGGCGCCGCCACCGCCGCGCAGCTCGCGGTGCAGCGCTCCAAGATCGTCGCCGCGATCACCGGGCTGGGCGCCGATGTGGTCGCGCTGCAGGAGATCGAGAACTCCACGCAGTTTGGCGACGGCGCACCGGACGTGGCGCTCGCGGACCTCGTGGCCGGGCTGAACGACGCCGCGGGCGCCGAGGAGTGGGCCTTCGTGCCGACGCCCAAGGAGCTTGTGGGGCCGGACGCCCCGGCCACCGACGTCATCCAGAGCGCGATCATCTACCGGCCGGCCGCCGCGACCCCGGTGGGCGACAGCGCCACGCAGGTCGACGAGACGGTGTGGGACAACGCGCGCGAGCCCATCGCGCAGACCTTCGTCCCCACGGCGGGGGGCGTCCCGTTCACGGTGATCGCCAACCACTTCAAGTCCAAGAGCGGCTCCGGGACCCAGCCGGCCGACGGGCAGGGCTTCTTCAACGCGGACCGCATCGCCCAGGCGCAGGCCGTCGTCGCGTTCGCCGACGAGCTGCGCGCGACCAGCGGCTCCGACGACGTGGTGGTGCTCGGAGACCTGAACTCCTACGGGCAGGAGGACCCGGTGCAGGTCTTCGCCGACGCCGGGTGGGTCGACCTGGTCGCGACGCTGGCGCCGGGCGAGTCGACGTACACGTTCGACGGCGAGGTCGGGTCCCTCGACCATGCGCTCGCCACGCCGTCCTTCGCCGAGCGCGTCACCGGCGCGGACGTGTGGGCCATCAACGCTCCCGAGTGGCTGGCGCTGGAGTACACCCGGCCGTGGGCGGACCCGTCCTCGGTGTTCCGCTCCTCCGACCACGACCCGGTGCTGCTCGGCCTCGACGCCGGGGACGGGCCGGCCACCGGCACGGCGACCATCGACCTGCTGACCTTCAACGACTTCCACGGCCGGCTCGAGCCCGGCGGTGGGACGAGCCCGGTCGCGGGGGCCGCGGTCCTCGCGGGCGCCGTCGCCGCGTTCCGGGCGCAGAACCCGGGCACGCTGGTGGCCTCCGCCGGCGACTCGATCGGCGCGTCGACCTTCACCTCGTTCGTGCAGCAGGACACGCCCACGCTCGACCTCCTGGACCTGATCGGCGTGGACGCCTCGGCGATCGGCAACCACGAGCTCGACCAGGGCCGTGCCGACCTCGACGACAGGGTCATCCCCACCACGGACTTCCCGTGGCTGGCCGCGAACCTGTACGACCGGGCCACCGGACTCCCGGCCTTCGACGAGTACGCGTTGAGCGAGGTCGACGGTGTGACCATCGGGTTCATCGGCGCCATGACCGAGGACCTGCCCACGCTGGTCACCCCGGCCGGCATCGCCTCGCTCGAGGTGCGGCCGGTCGTCGCCGAGGTGAACCGCGTCGCCGCCGGACTCTCGGACGGCGACCCGGCGAACGGCGAGGCGGACGTCATCGTGCTGCTCGTCCACGAGGGCGCCGCCGGGACCGACCTGGCAGACGTCACCGACGACTCGGCGTTCGGCCGGATCGCCTCGCAGGTCAGCGCAGAGGTGGACGCCATCGTGGGCGGCCACACGCACCAGCGCTACCTGCACCGGCTCCCGGTGGAGGGCTGGGCGGAGGGTCTGACCCGACCGGTGATCCAGTCCAGCCAGTACGGCGAGGTGCTGGGCCACCTGACGTTCACCGTGGACCGCGCCACCGGCGAGGTCACGGGGATCGAGGCGGAGAACGTCGACCTGGCGCCCGCAGGGGTCGCGGCCTTCCCGGCCGACCCGGAGGCCGCCGCCCTCGTCGCGGAGGCCGTCGCCGCGGCGAACGAGCTGGGCTCGCGGTCGCTCGGCACCATCGCGGGGGACTTCAACCGGGCCCGGGACACCCCGACCGCCGCGAACGCGGACGGCCCGGAGAACCGTGGCGGGGAGTCGACGCTCGGCAACCTGGTCGCGGACGTGCAGCTCTGGTCCACCCGTGAGCTGGGGGCGCAGATCGCCTTCATGAACCCGGGCGGTCTGCGGGCCGACCTACGCTACGCGTCGAGCGGCGCCGGGGACCCGGACGGCAATGTGACGTACCGGGAGGCCGCGACGGTGCAGCCGTTCGCGAACACCTTGGTCACCACGCAGCTCACCGGGGCCCAGGTGCGCCAGGTGCTCGAGGAGCAGTGGCAGCCCGCCGGGTCCAGCCGGCCGTTCCTCAAGTTGGGCGTGTCCGCAGGGCTGCGGTACGTGTACGACCCGACGGCGCCCGCAGGGCAGCACGTCACGCAGGTCACGCTCGACGGCGCCCCGCTCGACCCGGCGGGCGCCTACACCGTGGTGGTCAACTCGTTCCTCGCCTCGGGCGGCGACAACTTCGCCACCCTCGCGCAGGGCACGGGCGCCCGCGACTCCGGGCGGGTCGACCTGCAAGCGTTCGTGGACTACCTCGCGGCGTCCTCGCCCATCGGGCCGGACCTCGCCCAGCGCGCTGTGGGCGCACGGGTGACGAGCGCCGCCTCCGGGGGCGCCTACGCGCCGGGCGACACTGTCACGGCCGAGCTGTCCTCGCTGCTGTTCAGCGGCGGGGAGACGCAGGCGCAGACGGTCGAGGTGGCCGTCGGCGGCGAGCCGGCGGGCACGTTCGCGATCGACCCGACACGGGTGGACGGCACTGACGAGGTCGGCCGCGCGTCGATCTCCGTGGTGGTGCCGGCCGCGGCGGCGACCGGGCCGCTCGACATCACCGCCACCGTTCCCGGGACGGGCACCAGCGTGACCCTCACCGTGCAGGTCGAGGCCGCGCCGGCGCCGCGCTGCACGGTGGACTACTGGAAGGCGGGGGTGTGGCCCGGCGGCTTCATCGCGCTGGTCACCCTGACGAACGACTCGGACGTCACGCTCGACGGGTGGGAGCTCGGCTGGGCGTTCACGAGGGGCGAGCGCGTCTACGACGCCTGGAACGGCAGGCTCACCCAGAACGGCGCCACGGTGACCGTGCGCAACGAGCACTGGAACGGCGCCGTCCGCCCGGGCCGTTCGGTGAGCTTCGGCTTCCTCGCGTCGGCGCCGCGCACCGGGCCGGGGACGCCGTCCGGGTTCACGCTGGGAGGGGTTCCCTGCACGGTGTCGTGA
- a CDS encoding histidine kinase, which yields MSDQKPQQDQPQTPTPAEPEHADAVPTEAELQRVATPATVRRAPKVSVFMTLGALLGILIALVLVQVTASGGARGSDGAGFISLFDGLGSVRFLVGLALGVFGAFAGGAVAVVLDRRSARKR from the coding sequence GTGTCGGACCAGAAGCCCCAGCAGGACCAGCCGCAGACCCCCACGCCGGCCGAGCCCGAGCACGCGGACGCCGTGCCCACCGAGGCCGAGCTCCAGCGGGTCGCGACCCCGGCGACCGTGCGCCGTGCGCCCAAGGTGAGCGTCTTCATGACGCTCGGCGCCCTGCTCGGGATCCTGATCGCGCTGGTGCTGGTGCAGGTCACAGCCTCCGGCGGCGCCCGCGGCTCGGACGGGGCCGGGTTCATCTCCCTCTTCGACGGGCTGGGCTCGGTGCGGTTCCTGGTGGGCTTGGCGCTCGGCGTGTTCGGCGCCTTCGCGGGCGGCGCGGTCGCGGTGGTGCTCGATCGGCGTAGTGCCCGCAAGCGCTGA
- the purF gene encoding amidophosphoribosyltransferase — MAPRGDGLLTHDLLPDEKGPQDACGVFGVWAPGEEVAKLTYFGLYALQHRGQESAGIATSNGEQLLVYKDMGLVSQVFDETALNALTGHLAIGHARYSTTGGSTWENAQPTLGATAAGTIALGHNGNLTNSAELVDLVAERYGAQRRGELARGNTTDTALITALLAGDPDHTLEATALEVLPRLRGAFSLVFMDEHTLYAARDPQGVRPLVLGRLERGWVVASETSALDIVGASFVREVEPGEFVAIDADGLRTQRFAPVDRAGCVFEYVYLARPDTTIAGRSVHAARVEMGRRLAQEHPAEADLVIPVPESGTPAAVGYAAASGIPFGQGLTKNAYVGRTFIQPSQTLRQLGIRLKLNPLREVIRGKRLVVVDDSIVRGNTQRALIRMLREAGAAEVHVRISSPPVKWPCFYGIDFASRAELIANGLSADEIGASLGADSLGYISQEGMIEATEQPASQLCTACFSGQYPIELPPESRLGKHLLEQNELPLGAPEDGLSTLLSTSGGATALEQP; from the coding sequence GTGGCCCCTCGCGGAGACGGACTTCTGACCCACGACCTGCTACCGGATGAGAAGGGCCCCCAGGACGCTTGCGGCGTCTTCGGGGTCTGGGCTCCGGGTGAAGAGGTCGCCAAGCTCACCTACTTCGGGCTGTACGCCTTGCAGCACCGCGGCCAGGAGTCGGCGGGCATCGCCACCTCCAACGGCGAGCAGCTGCTGGTCTACAAGGACATGGGCCTCGTCTCGCAGGTCTTCGACGAGACCGCGCTGAACGCCCTGACCGGGCACCTGGCCATCGGCCACGCCCGATACTCGACCACCGGCGGCAGCACGTGGGAGAACGCCCAGCCCACGCTCGGCGCCACGGCGGCCGGCACCATCGCCCTGGGCCACAACGGGAACCTCACGAACAGCGCTGAGCTGGTCGACCTGGTCGCCGAGCGGTACGGCGCGCAGCGGCGCGGCGAGCTGGCTCGCGGCAACACCACGGACACCGCGCTCATCACCGCGCTGCTCGCCGGGGACCCGGACCACACCCTCGAGGCCACGGCGCTCGAGGTGCTGCCGCGCCTGCGGGGCGCGTTCAGCCTGGTGTTCATGGACGAGCACACCCTGTACGCCGCCCGCGACCCGCAGGGCGTCCGGCCCCTCGTGCTGGGCCGCCTCGAACGGGGTTGGGTGGTCGCCAGCGAGACGTCCGCCCTGGACATCGTGGGCGCCTCCTTCGTGCGGGAGGTCGAGCCCGGCGAGTTCGTCGCGATCGACGCCGACGGGCTGCGCACCCAGCGCTTCGCCCCGGTGGACCGCGCCGGGTGCGTCTTCGAGTACGTGTACCTGGCCCGGCCCGACACGACCATCGCGGGTCGCTCGGTGCACGCCGCCCGCGTCGAGATGGGCCGTCGGCTCGCCCAGGAGCACCCGGCCGAGGCTGACCTGGTCATCCCCGTGCCGGAGTCCGGCACCCCGGCAGCCGTGGGCTACGCGGCCGCCTCGGGCATCCCGTTCGGCCAAGGCCTGACCAAGAACGCGTACGTGGGCCGCACGTTCATCCAGCCGTCGCAGACGCTGCGCCAGCTCGGCATCCGCCTCAAGCTCAACCCGCTGCGCGAGGTGATCCGCGGCAAGCGGCTCGTGGTGGTGGACGACTCGATCGTCCGCGGCAACACACAGCGCGCGCTGATCCGCATGCTCCGCGAGGCCGGGGCCGCCGAGGTGCACGTCCGGATCAGCTCGCCGCCGGTCAAGTGGCCGTGCTTCTACGGCATCGACTTCGCGTCGCGGGCAGAGCTGATCGCCAACGGCCTCAGCGCCGACGAGATCGGCGCGTCGCTGGGCGCGGACTCCCTCGGGTACATCTCCCAGGAGGGGATGATCGAGGCGACCGAGCAGCCCGCGTCCCAGCTCTGCACCGCGTGCTTCAGCGGTCAGTACCCCATCGAGCTGCCGCCCGAGTCTCGGCTCGGCAAGCACCTGCTCGAGCAGAACGAGCTCCCCCTGGGAGCCCCAGAGGACGGACTGTCGACGTTGTTGAGCACCTCGGGCGGCGCGACCGCTCTGGAACAGCCGTGA